Below is a genomic region from Actinomycetota bacterium.
CCCGCGAGGGCCGGCGCGTGGACATCTACGCCTGCGGGCCCACCGTCTACGGGCGCATCCACGTGGGCAACGCGCGGCCGTTCGTCACCTTCGCACTGCTGGAGCGCTTCCTGCGCCGCGAGGGCTACGAGGTGACGCTGGTGGTCAACATCACCGACGTCAACGACAAGATCTACGA
It encodes:
- a CDS encoding cysteine--tRNA ligase, with amino-acid sequence MRLVRLHDTASGALRELRPREGRRVDIYACGPTVYGRIHVGNARPFVTFALLERFLRREGYEVTLVVNITDVNDKIY